The sequence TCTCGAAGCCCTGCGCCGTCATCAGCCGCTTGAGCAGCTCTCGGTTGTCCCGTGCGGCGCGGGTGACCCGACTGTCGGCGGTGTTGGCGCGCGGGTCGAAGCAGTCGAAGCCGGTGCCCATGTCGACCGAGTTGTCCGGGAAGCGACGCCCGGCCGGCGCGGTGCAGGGGACCAGCCGTTGCCCGGGGACGTACGCGGGCTGGTCGGGGGCGGGCACCGAGACCAGGGTGAGGTCGAGGGTGCTGCCCCGGCTGTGCGCGGTCGGGGCCCCGATGTAGCCGTCGGCGAAGAGCCGGTCCTTGGGCTCGTCGGGGTAGAACTCCCCCTTCATCTGCTGCTCCCCCGGCAGCTTGGCCCAGGCGACGAAGTCGTCGACCGCCCGCTGCGGGCGGTAGCAGTCGTACACCTTGAGGCTGCGCCCCTGGGCGAGCGCCGCGGTCTGCACCCGGTGCAGCGCCTCCGCCGCCTGCCGGGTCAGCAGGCAGAGCGGTTCGGGGTAACCGGTGATCGGCCGGCCGACGAAGTTGTGCGCGGTGGCGTACCGGATGTCGGTGCGGATGCTCGCGTCGACGGCGGCGAGGTCGACGAAGCCGGCCGGGGCGCGGGGACCGGACGGCGTGACCGGCGGCGTCGACGGCCGCGGGGGTGACGGCGACAGCGACGGCGGGGGTGAGGGGGCGGGGCTCGGTGGGGGCTTCTGGCACGCGGCGGTGAGCACCACGGCCGCGACGGCCAGGGCTGCCGTCGCGCGCGCTGCCGCTCGCCTGCCGGTCTCCACCCTGCCGTGTCTACCAGCACCGGCGGGCCGTCGGGTGGGCAACCCGGCGGCAGTGGCTCAGCGGGCGGTGGTCCGCGCCGGGGTGCCGGCCAGCCAGACACCGAGCCCGATGGCGGCCACCGCGACCCCGACCAGGACGCTCCGCGCCCCGGCGAGCGAGAGCGTCTCGCGGAAGGCGGTCGCCCCGACGACCACGCCGGTCACCGGCTCGGTGAGGGTGAGCGCGGTCAGCGGGGCGGCGATCC comes from Micromonospora viridifaciens and encodes:
- a CDS encoding M15 family metallopeptidase, which encodes METGRRAAARATAALAVAAVVLTAACQKPPPSPAPSPPPSLSPSPPRPSTPPVTPSGPRAPAGFVDLAAVDASIRTDIRYATAHNFVGRPITGYPEPLCLLTRQAAEALHRVQTAALAQGRSLKVYDCYRPQRAVDDFVAWAKLPGEQQMKGEFYPDEPKDRLFADGYIGAPTAHSRGSTLDLTLVSVPAPDQPAYVPGQRLVPCTAPAGRRFPDNSVDMGTGFDCFDPRANTADSRVTRAARDNRELLKRLMTAQGFENYPREWWHYRYTAEPYPGTYFDFPVARSSLR